Below is a genomic region from Terriglobales bacterium.
CGTGACTGCCGTGGACAGCGGCGGCAACGAGAGTTCGTTCTCGAATGAAGTGCAGGCAGTCGTGCCGACGCCGTAGTCAGCACCGCAGAGACAGCGCGTGGACGCACTCGACGGCTGAGCCGCACATAGCAGTCGTGAACGCTGCACAGCCGGATTGCCGCTAAACAAGCTGAATGAGCCACTATGAATGTCCTTCTGCGCTGAAATAATGCCCTGGCCGACTGAGTTTGCAGGCGTGTGTAGTTGTGCTCCGTCCCCTTCCCTGCCAGGAAGTGCTATCTTGTTGCGCTGCAATGGGAGATAGCTAATGAAGAGGCTCGGATCTGTAGCCGTCTGCGCTTTTGTTGCGCTGTGTGTCACCACCTTCTCTGCCGCTTCAGGTCCAGAGGATCGGACCGCGACCAACCCGAAGAGCCTGCGCTCTCAGGCGAATGCATCTGCTAAGCCGGTTCCAATCGACGACTTGTTCCTCACGCACTCGATCGGCGGCGGAGCGTGGTCGCCGAACGGAGAGGAAATTGTTTTTGAAAGCAATGCGAGCGGGCGCACGAACGTTTGGAAGATTCATTCCGACGGAAGCGGCGCCATTCAACTCACCCACTCTGACGACCGCCAATTCGCTGCCACCTGGTCTCCCGATGGAAAGTGGATCGTCTATCAGCAGGATGTCGGCGGAGCCGAAATCTGGGATTTGTTCGCTGTGGCGGCTGAGGGCGGCAACCCTGTCAACCTCACCAAAACGGAAAAGATTGCCGAGAGCAGTCCCTTATGGTCGCCTGACGGCGAGAAGCTTGCAATTGCCTACAAACCAAAAGAGTCCCCTGTCACGGATATTGCCATTCTGGACTGGAAGAGCCGCCAGGTCACGAAGCTCACCAACGAGCAGGCACAGGATCACCGATGGAGCGCTGCTGGCTGGAGTCGAGACGGAAAATTCATTTTGGCGAACCGCGGGAATGCGCTCTTTACCGACAGCGATGCGTATCTGATCGAAGTGAGTACCGGCAAAGCGGAGAAACTCACGGCCCACGACGGGCAGCAGCTCTTTGAAGGCGACGACCTTTCTTCCGACGGCAAGACTGCGCTCATCTCCTCGAACGCGAAGGGCGGGTACTTCAATGTGGCTCTTCTTGACGTGCCGACCAAGAAGCTGCGCTGGGTAACCGATACGCAATGGGATGCGCACGCCAGCTCGTTTTCACCGGATGGGAAGCAATACGCCTACATCATTAACGAGGATGGACGCACACACGCGTTTATCGGCAATACCGGAACGGGAACATCGCAACCGGTGCAGATGCCCGAAGGACTTACCGACTTTACCGGAAATCCAACCGCCTTCTCTCCCGACGGAACGAAGGTACTGCTGAATCATCAGAGTTCACGGCGTCCAAACGATCTGTGGACATACTCCCTGAGCGATGGGAAATCGCAACAGCTCACGAAGTCGGCCAGCGACACCATCGATGCCGCTCTCCTGCCGCAGTCGCAGCTCGTGAGTTATAAAAGCTTCGACGGAACTATGATCAGTGCGTTTGTGTGGGTGCCATTCAATCTCAAGCGCGATGGCACGAATGCCGCTGTCATTCTTCCACACGGCGGTCCTACAGGCCAGACTCCTGACTTCTTCAATCGCACGGCTGCGGCGCTGGCCACGCGTGGATACATCTGCATTGCTCCCAATGTGCGCGGTTCGACCGGCTACGGAAGGAAGTTTCAGGAAATGAACGTAAAAGACCTCGGCGGTGGCGATCTTCAGGACGAAGTCTTTGCTGTGAACTTTCTCAAATCGAGCGGCTATGTTGACGCAAAGAAGGTCGGCATCACTGGCGGCTCTTACGGCGGTTTCATGACCTTGATGGCCATCGGCAAGACGCCGGACGTGTGGGCCGCGGCCGTCGAGGAGTACGGAATCATTAACTGGCTGACAATGCTGCAGCACGAAGATGCCTTTCTGCAGCAATACGAGAAGTCGTTGCTAGGCGATCCGGAAAAGGACCGCCAGATTTACGAAGACGATTCTCCATTGAAATACATTCGAAACGAAAAGGCGCCGCTGTTAGTGCTTCAGGGCGAGAACGATCCACGTGTACCAAAAGAGGAAGCTGAGCAGGTGGTCGAGATCCTGAAGAAAGAGGGGCGCACTGTTGACGTGCACTACTATCCGAACGAAGGACACGGCTTCGCTAAGCGCGAGGACCAGATCGACGCTCTCAAACGCACCGCCGATTGGTTCGATAAATACCTGAAGAACGGGAACGGCAAAACCAAGAGCGAACACGAAGGTCACTGAGAAACAAATAAGAGGTCACGGAGAGTACTTCGTGACCTCGTCTTTTCTGACATCGTGACCTTCGTGTTCGCCTTTCTCAGGAAGCGACTGCGTTCGCGCAAGTTCCGGCTTCGAACACTTGCCGAATCTCGCATTCGCCGTCGCCTGCCACTTGCAAGAATTCCTTCGCTTGCTCGATTGCTTCCTGTTTCGATTTGGCTTGCAGAATGGCGAAGCCGCCGATTACTTCTTTTGTTTCCGTGAATGGTCCATCAGTCACGCTGATTTTCCCATTCGACAAACGCACGCGCGCGCCTAACGCGCTCGGCAAACAGCCTTCCGTTGCCAGCAATGCGCCCGAGCGCATGTATTTGTCGATCAGCTTGCCCATCGCGGCCATTTCTTCGGCTGACGGCGGAACGTCGCGCTCAACAGTTCTGTAAATACTCAGGAATTTCACTGGTCTTCTCCTCTCGTCGGTTTCTCGTAGCTCAGGAACCAGGCCCTGGGGCGGCCGGCTCCACGTCTCCTGTTGGTAGATCGAATGAGTCTGCCCAGATCGACATCGCAGCCGAAAGAAATTAACTATTTTTTCGTTGCGATCTGCTTGCGTACCCGCTCTTCCTGCTGTCGCAGTTCGGGGGTGAACTCCTCGCCGAACTCCTCTAGCTCATGCAACGGACGAATCTCAATCTCGGTTCCGCCGTCGAATGGAGCTTTCTTCAGCCATTCGACTGCCTCCTCAATTGACTTAACCTTCCAAACCCAGAAGCCTGCAATCAACTCCTTTGTCTCAGTGAACGGACCGTCGGTGATGGTGCGCTTTGACCCGGAGAACTTTACGCGTTTTCCTTTGGACGAGGCCTGCAGACCCTCGCCGGCGAGCATGATGCCCGCTTTAGCAAGTTCTTCGTTGTACTTGCCCATTTTGCTGAGAATTTCTTTGTCGGGAAGAACTCCTGCCTCGGAATCTTTGTTCGCTTTTACGATGACCATTACTCGCATTGTCTTGGTTTAACTGCTTCTCCTCCTCTGCAAGTATGTCGGACGGCTAGAAGCGATTTCGACAAATTCCGGGGTTCTTTTTTGTAAGCTGCGAAGCCACGGAGCCGCGAAGCTCCGAAGCTCGAGTCCGTGCCGTGCCCGTTCCCGGGCAGGGAATGGAGTAACCCGCGTTTGTTCCGGAGAGGAAGTGGCTTAGGATCTACGAGGCATGCTGGCGAGTTCAGGCAATAGCTACTCACCCATCCGCTACCGCGGACGGTACTGACTTTTGTGAAAACGATCGTTCAGACGTGAGAAAACTCTAGTGCTTCTCCGGCGTAGCTTCGCGGCTGCGGAGCTTCGTG
It encodes:
- a CDS encoding S9 family peptidase, producing the protein MKRLGSVAVCAFVALCVTTFSAASGPEDRTATNPKSLRSQANASAKPVPIDDLFLTHSIGGGAWSPNGEEIVFESNASGRTNVWKIHSDGSGAIQLTHSDDRQFAATWSPDGKWIVYQQDVGGAEIWDLFAVAAEGGNPVNLTKTEKIAESSPLWSPDGEKLAIAYKPKESPVTDIAILDWKSRQVTKLTNEQAQDHRWSAAGWSRDGKFILANRGNALFTDSDAYLIEVSTGKAEKLTAHDGQQLFEGDDLSSDGKTALISSNAKGGYFNVALLDVPTKKLRWVTDTQWDAHASSFSPDGKQYAYIINEDGRTHAFIGNTGTGTSQPVQMPEGLTDFTGNPTAFSPDGTKVLLNHQSSRRPNDLWTYSLSDGKSQQLTKSASDTIDAALLPQSQLVSYKSFDGTMISAFVWVPFNLKRDGTNAAVILPHGGPTGQTPDFFNRTAAALATRGYICIAPNVRGSTGYGRKFQEMNVKDLGGGDLQDEVFAVNFLKSSGYVDAKKVGITGGSYGGFMTLMAIGKTPDVWAAAVEEYGIINWLTMLQHEDAFLQQYEKSLLGDPEKDRQIYEDDSPLKYIRNEKAPLLVLQGENDPRVPKEEAEQVVEILKKEGRTVDVHYYPNEGHGFAKREDQIDALKRTADWFDKYLKNGNGKTKSEHEGH
- a CDS encoding YciI family protein, producing the protein MKFLSIYRTVERDVPPSAEEMAAMGKLIDKYMRSGALLATEGCLPSALGARVRLSNGKISVTDGPFTETKEVIGGFAILQAKSKQEAIEQAKEFLQVAGDGECEIRQVFEAGTCANAVAS
- a CDS encoding YciI family protein, whose protein sequence is MRVMVIVKANKDSEAGVLPDKEILSKMGKYNEELAKAGIMLAGEGLQASSKGKRVKFSGSKRTITDGPFTETKELIAGFWVWKVKSIEEAVEWLKKAPFDGGTEIEIRPLHELEEFGEEFTPELRQQEERVRKQIATKK